The Coffea arabica cultivar ET-39 chromosome 4e, Coffea Arabica ET-39 HiFi, whole genome shotgun sequence genome includes a window with the following:
- the LOC113741583 gene encoding uncharacterized protein isoform X2, with protein sequence MKFRYAMVCSSNQNRSMEAHSLFKREGFDVSSYGTGQHVKLPGPSLREPNVYDFGTPYKHMFDDLRRKDPELYKRNGILPMLKRNLAVKSAPQRWQENAADGSFDVVLTFEEKVFDMVIEDLHNRNHVLMKPVLVINLEVKDNHEEAAIGARLALLLCQELESFEAWEESINMCLLML encoded by the exons ATGAAGTTCCGGTACGCCATGGTATGCTCGTCGAATCAGAACCGGAGCATGGAGGCTCACTCGCTCTTCAAGAGAGAGGGCTTCGACGTCTCCTCTTACGGAACTGGTCAACACGTTAAGCTCCCCGGTCCTTCCCTCAGAGAACCCAATGTCTACGACTTCGGCACCCCTTACAAACACATGTTTGATGATCTCCGACGCAAAGACCCCGAATT GTATAAGCGAAATGGGATATTGCCAATGCTTAAGAGGAACTTGGCTGTAAAATCAGCGCCTCAGAGATGGCAAGAGAATGCAGCTGATGGCTCCTTTGATGTAGTGCTTACGTTTGAGGAAAAAGTTTTTGACATGGTTATTGAAG ATCTTCACAACCGAAATCATGTTCTCATGAAGCCTGTGTTGGTAATCAACTTGGAGGTAAAAGACAATCATGAGGAAGCAGCCATTGGAGCAAGGCTTGCTTTGCTTTTGTGCCAGGAA CTTGAATCTTTTGAGGCTTGGGAGGAATCAATCAATATGTGCTTGCTCATGCTATAG
- the LOC113741583 gene encoding uncharacterized protein isoform X1: MKFRYAMVCSSNQNRSMEAHSLFKREGFDVSSYGTGQHVKLPGPSLREPNVYDFGTPYKHMFDDLRRKDPELYKRNGILPMLKRNLAVKSAPQRWQENAADGSFDVVLTFEEKVFDMVIEDLHNRNHVLMKPVLVINLEVKDNHEEAAIGARLALLLCQELESTEAWEESIDDLITNFERQHRRKLLYSVSYY; the protein is encoded by the exons ATGAAGTTCCGGTACGCCATGGTATGCTCGTCGAATCAGAACCGGAGCATGGAGGCTCACTCGCTCTTCAAGAGAGAGGGCTTCGACGTCTCCTCTTACGGAACTGGTCAACACGTTAAGCTCCCCGGTCCTTCCCTCAGAGAACCCAATGTCTACGACTTCGGCACCCCTTACAAACACATGTTTGATGATCTCCGACGCAAAGACCCCGAATT GTATAAGCGAAATGGGATATTGCCAATGCTTAAGAGGAACTTGGCTGTAAAATCAGCGCCTCAGAGATGGCAAGAGAATGCAGCTGATGGCTCCTTTGATGTAGTGCTTACGTTTGAGGAAAAAGTTTTTGACATGGTTATTGAAG ATCTTCACAACCGAAATCATGTTCTCATGAAGCCTGTGTTGGTAATCAACTTGGAGGTAAAAGACAATCATGAGGAAGCAGCCATTGGAGCAAGGCTTGCTTTGCTTTTGTGCCAGGAA CTTGAATCCACTGAGGCTTGGGAGGAATCAATTGATGATCTTATCACTAACTTTGAGAGACAACATCGAAGGAAGCTTTTATACAGTGTTTCCTATTat